Within the Stenotrophomonas sp. 610A2 genome, the region TGCGCGGGGTCAAGCAGGCATTCGATCCGAACTGGTTGTTGAACCCGGGCAAGCTGTTCGACCAGTAATTGCCCGGCTGGCCGCGCGAACTCCCGGAAGGAAAGCTACTCGCGCGGCAGTTCCAGCACGAAGCGGCTGCCACCGTCGGCGCCGCTGCTGCAGGAAACATGGCCGCCGTGGGCGTCGGCAATGGCCTTGACCACGGCCAGGCCGAGTCCGCTGCCGCCACCTTGGCGCGAGCGCGAGCCATCGCCGCGCATGAACGGATCGAAGACATGTGGCTGCAGGTGGGTCTCAATACCCGGGCCATTGTCCTCAATGGCCAGCTGCACGTGGTCCTTGCCGTCCTGGATTGAGATTCGCACCCGCCCCGGGCTGGCATAACGGCGCGCGTTTTCCAACAGCGCAAGCAGGGCCTGACGCAGCCGGGTAGGGTCGCAATACGCCAGGTGTTCGTTGCGGTGGGTTTCCAGCTCCAGCACGGAACCGGCGCTGCGGAATGCGGGATCGACCATGGTCATCACCGAGTGCACTTCCTGCACCACGTCGGTACGCGCACGGCGTACGTCGAGTCGGCCGTTGCCGGCCAGTCCCAGAACGCGCAGGTCCTCGATCAACCGCGACAGGCCTTCCACCTGCGACAGCAAGCTGCGGAACTGCGCTTCGTCTGGCTGGAACACGCCATCCGCCAAGCCCTGCAAGCGGCCGCGCAGGATGGTGAGCGGGGTGCGCAGCTCATGCGCGATCGCCGCGTGCCACAGGGTGCGCTCGCCGTCCATGTGCTGCAGCCGTGCGGCCATGGTGTTGAAGTCATCGACCAGCAAGGCGACCTCGCCAAGCGCGTCATCACTGGTGCTTGCGCGCACGCCAAGATTGCCATCGGCGAGTGCGCGGATGGAATCCATCAGGTTGTTGAGTGGCGACACGATGCGATGGGTAAGGCGGATGGAGGCGGTCAATGCGAGCGCAAGCCCGATTATGGTGACGCCCACCATCCATGCCAGTTCCGGCCCGGTCGGCATCCAGCCTTCCGGCTCCAGCGTGCTGGCGGGATAGAACTCGACCAGGATTGCGTACAGCAGATAGGACGACAGGATCATCATCACGATGACGCTGATCACCATCAGCGACATCGACATGATGATGTGCCGGCTGAGCCCGGGCCGGCGCATCAGCGATCCGCCGCCAGCCGGTAGCCGACGCCGCGCACGCTGGCCGGCATGTTGGCCACGCCCACGTCATCGAGTTTGCGCCGCAGTTTGCTGACATGGCTGTCGACGGTGCGCTCCAGTGCCTCGCTCTCGGGCAGGCATTGGTGCATCAGTTCGCTGCGGCTGAAGATGCGGGTGGGCGCCAGCGCCATGCAATGCAGCAACTTGAATTCGGTAAGGGTAAGCAACAGCTCGTGGCTGTAGCCGTCACCCTCGACGTGCACCGAATGGGTTTGCGGATCGATCAGCAGTGGCCCTGCGCGCAGCGCGGTGGCGGCCTGCCGGGGTGTTGAACGCAGCGTACGCCGCAGTACCGCTCGCACCCGCGCGGCGACTTCAGCCGGATTGAACGGTTTGACCACGTAGTCGTCTGCACCCATCCGCAATGCAGTGAGTTTGTCCAGGTCCTGATCCAGCGCGGTAAGCATGATGATCGGGGTATCGCTGCTCTGGCGCAGCTGCGACAGCACGCCCCAGCCGTCGATACCGGGGAGCTGCACATCCAGCAATACCAGGTCGGGGCGGGCGCTACGGTGCAGCTCGAGTGCGGTCAGGCCGTCGGCAGCGCGCACGACGCGCAGCTTCTCCCGCTCCAGGTAGGCAGCGATGATGTCTGCGATCTCGGCTTCGTCCTCGACGATCAGGACAAGTGCATCAGGGGAACGGTCCCATTGCGCCATCATGGCGGCGTGTGGATATGCGGTCATTGCCGGGTGGGGCCGAAAGGTTCTTGCCTCCATGCTATCTCCACATTCCCTCCATCGAAACCCCATCATCGCCCCGCACACTGGCGTTCTGCGTTCCCGCAGGCTTTCCAGCACCACGTGTAGTGATGATCATTCGACGGATTACGGCCGCCCTGTGTGCGGC harbors:
- a CDS encoding ATP-binding protein — protein: MRRPGLSRHIIMSMSLMVISVIVMMILSSYLLYAILVEFYPASTLEPEGWMPTGPELAWMVGVTIIGLALALTASIRLTHRIVSPLNNLMDSIRALADGNLGVRASTSDDALGEVALLVDDFNTMAARLQHMDGERTLWHAAIAHELRTPLTILRGRLQGLADGVFQPDEAQFRSLLSQVEGLSRLIEDLRVLGLAGNGRLDVRRARTDVVQEVHSVMTMVDPAFRSAGSVLELETHRNEHLAYCDPTRLRQALLALLENARRYASPGRVRISIQDGKDHVQLAIEDNGPGIETHLQPHVFDPFMRGDGSRSRQGGGSGLGLAVVKAIADAHGGHVSCSSGADGGSRFVLELPRE
- a CDS encoding response regulator, yielding MTAYPHAAMMAQWDRSPDALVLIVEDEAEIADIIAAYLEREKLRVVRAADGLTALELHRSARPDLVLLDVQLPGIDGWGVLSQLRQSSDTPIIMLTALDQDLDKLTALRMGADDYVVKPFNPAEVAARVRAVLRRTLRSTPRQAATALRAGPLLIDPQTHSVHVEGDGYSHELLLTLTEFKLLHCMALAPTRIFSRSELMHQCLPESEALERTVDSHVSKLRRKLDDVGVANMPASVRGVGYRLAADR